Sequence from the Bacillus thuringiensis genome:
ATATCTACTTCACCAAAACGAACTTTTACAGGGTTGTAAAATGAAAAACCACTTTCCCATTGCTCAAAGTCTTCAATATAAGAAATCCTCTTCATTGTTCCCTCTCCCTTTTAATAAACTGAATAAACAGAAAAATAAAGTTATAAATATTGCCTCTTCAACATGAAGAGGCAATATTTATTAATAGTTATTGTCGCTACCAAAGAAATCTTTGAACGATTGAATTGTTGTATCACGGTTTAATGCCGCAATTGAAGTCGTTAATGGAATACCCTTTGGACATGATTGCACACAGTTTTGAGAGTTACCACAGTTTGCAAGTCCTCCATCTCCCATAATTGCACGTAAGCGATCTGCTTTATGCATTTCACCCGTTGGATGTGAGTTGAATAAACGCGCTTGTGATAACGGTGCTGGTCCAATAAAGTCAGATTTACTGTTCACGTTTGGACATGATTCTAAGCAAACACCACATGTCATACATTTTGAAAGCTCATAAGCCCACTGACGTTTCTTCTCAGGCATTCTTGGTCCTGGTCCTAAGTCATACGTGCCATCAATTGGAATCCAAGCTTTAACACGTTTTAGAGCATTAAACATGCGACTACGGTCAACTTGTAAGTCACGTACAACCGGGAATGTCTTCATCGGCTTTAAGCGAATTGGTTGTTCTAATTGATCGATAAGCGCTGTACATGATTGACGAGGTTTTCCGTTAATCACCATCGAACATGCGCCGCATACTTCCTCTAAACAGTTCATATCCCATGCAATCGGAGTTGTTTGGCTTCCTTTTGAATCAACAGGATTACGACGAATTTCCATAAGCGCCGAAATAATATTCATATTTGGACGATACGGAATTTCAAACTCCTGGTCAAACGCTTGTGCGTCAGGCCCGTCTTGTCTCGTAATGATGAGGCGGATTGTTTTCTCAGACATGTTGTTTATCCCCCTTCTCTTCACCCTTAGCAGCTACATCGTGTTTTGAAGAATAATCACGTTTACGTGGTTTAATTAACGAAACATCCACGTCTTCGTAATGGAATGCTGGTGCATTTCCTTCTCCTTCAAATTTCGCCATCGTAGTTTTTAAGAAGTTAGCATCATCACGATTTGGGAATTCAGGTTTGTAATGCGCCCCACGGCTCTCATTACGGTTATATGCGCCAATTGTAATAACACGCGCTAACTCAAACATATTTGCAAGTTGGCGTGTAAATGAAGCACCTTGGTTACTCCATCTTGCTGTATCGTTAATGTTAATACGTTTGTAACGAGCCATTAACTCTTCAATCTTCGCATCTGTTTCTAATAGCTTTTTATTTTCACGAACTACTGTAACGTTGTCTGTCATCCATTCTCCAAGCTCTTTATGAAGAACATACGCATTTTCGTTACCATCGAGCGTTAAAATATTGTTAAATTTCTCTGTTTCGATCAATTCATTTTGTTCATACACAGTAGATGAAACAGCATCAGATGATTTAGTAAGACCTTTCATATATTCAATTGCATTTGGTCCTGCTACCATACCACCGTAAATTGCTGATAATAGTGAGTTCGCACCAAGGCGGTTACCACCGTGCATAGAATAATCACACTCACCTGCTGCAAATAAACCTGGAATACTTGTCATCTGTTTATAATCAACCCATAGTCCGCCCATTGAATAGTGAACAGCTGGGAAGATTTTCATTGGTAGTTTACGAGGATCGTCACCTGTAAACTTCTCATAGATTTCAATAATTCCACCTAGTTTAATATCTAGTTCTTTCGGATCTTTATGAGAAAGATCTAAGTACACCATGTTTTCACCGTTAATACCTAGTTTTTGCTCTACGCAAACATCAAAGATTTCACGCGTTGCAATATCACGAGGTACAAGGTTTCCGTAAGCCGGATATTTCTCTTCTAAGAAGTACCACGGTTTACCATCTTTATATGTCCAAACACGTCCACCTTCACCACGTGCAGATTCACTCATAAGACGTAATTTATCGTCTCCAGGAATTGCCGTTGGGTGAATTTGAATGAACTCACCGTTCGCATAATATGCGCCTTGTTGATATACAGCAGAAGCTGCTGTACCTGTATTGATAATGGAGTTTGTTGATTTTCCGAAGATGATACCAGGGCCCCCTGTTGCCATAATCACGGCATCCGCTCCGAAACTTTTAATCTCCATAGTTTGTAAGTCTTGTGCAACGATTCCTCGGCACACACCTTCGTCATCCACAACAGCTCGTAAGAAATCCCAACCTTCGTATTTCGTTACAAGTCCTGCTACTTCGTGACGACGTACTTGCTCATCTAATGCGTATAGTAATTGCTGTCCAGTTGTTGCACCAGCAAATGCTGTACGGTGATGTTGCGTTCCACCAAAACGACGGAAATCAAGAAGTCCTTCTTCCGTACGGTTGAACATAACACCCATACGGTCCATTAAATGAATGATACCAGGTGCTGCTTCACACATTGCTTTAACTGGTGGTTGGTTCGCTAAGAAGTCCCCACCATAAATTGTATCGTCAAAGTGGATCCATGGAGAATCCCCTTCACCTTTCGTATTTACGGCACCGTTAATTCCACCTTGGGCACATACAGAATGCGAACGTTTTACTGGTACTAAAGAAAACAGTTCAACATTTACTCCTGCTTCCGCCGCTTTAATCGTTGCCATTAAGCCAGC
This genomic interval carries:
- the sdhB gene encoding succinate dehydrogenase iron-sulfur subunit; this encodes MSEKTIRLIITRQDGPDAQAFDQEFEIPYRPNMNIISALMEIRRNPVDSKGSQTTPIAWDMNCLEEVCGACSMVINGKPRQSCTALIDQLEQPIRLKPMKTFPVVRDLQVDRSRMFNALKRVKAWIPIDGTYDLGPGPRMPEKKRQWAYELSKCMTCGVCLESCPNVNSKSDFIGPAPLSQARLFNSHPTGEMHKADRLRAIMGDGGLANCGNSQNCVQSCPKGIPLTTSIAALNRDTTIQSFKDFFGSDNNY
- the sdhA gene encoding succinate dehydrogenase flavoprotein subunit, producing the protein MKGKLIVVGGGLAGLMATIKAAEAGVNVELFSLVPVKRSHSVCAQGGINGAVNTKGEGDSPWIHFDDTIYGGDFLANQPPVKAMCEAAPGIIHLMDRMGVMFNRTEEGLLDFRRFGGTQHHRTAFAGATTGQQLLYALDEQVRRHEVAGLVTKYEGWDFLRAVVDDEGVCRGIVAQDLQTMEIKSFGADAVIMATGGPGIIFGKSTNSIINTGTAASAVYQQGAYYANGEFIQIHPTAIPGDDKLRLMSESARGEGGRVWTYKDGKPWYFLEEKYPAYGNLVPRDIATREIFDVCVEQKLGINGENMVYLDLSHKDPKELDIKLGGIIEIYEKFTGDDPRKLPMKIFPAVHYSMGGLWVDYKQMTSIPGLFAAGECDYSMHGGNRLGANSLLSAIYGGMVAGPNAIEYMKGLTKSSDAVSSTVYEQNELIETEKFNNILTLDGNENAYVLHKELGEWMTDNVTVVRENKKLLETDAKIEELMARYKRININDTARWSNQGASFTRQLANMFELARVITIGAYNRNESRGAHYKPEFPNRDDANFLKTTMAKFEGEGNAPAFHYEDVDVSLIKPRKRDYSSKHDVAAKGEEKGDKQHV